TGTCTGAACCCCGGCGAAAGAGCGCGAGTGCCAGACTGCGAAGCGCATCGAGAGTCGCGCCATCGAGCAGGCCTCGCTCGACGATCTCCGTTGCCGAAATGTCCTCGTCATGCCCTTCTTCGGCCTTCGTGGCCGGAGTCAGGATGGGTTCAGGCAGTTTGCTGTTCTGGATCAGTCCGTCCGGCAAGGCTTCTCCACAGAGTTCTCTACCGCCATCGCGGTACACGCGCCAGGCATGGCCTGCCAGATATCCCCGCACCACGAACTCGATGGGGACGGGTTCGCATCGGCGCGCAACGGTCACGTTCGGGTCCGGCACCTCAATAACGTGATTCGGCATCACGTCGGCAGTCTGCTCAAAAAACCAGGCCGCCAGGAGATTGAGGACCTGCCCCTTGAACGGGATGGTTTGTTTGAGGATGTGATCGAATGCGGAGATTCGATCCGTGGTGACCAGGATGAGGCGGTCCGAGTCGGCGTAGGTATCGCGAACCTTGCCCGCATATCGTGCACCGAGTCCCTCGAAGTCCGTGCCCGGCAGCGTGTAGTCGAGCTGCTCCCGGATCAGATTCTTCTGCATCAGGTCCGGACGAATCGACTGCTTCGTCGTACACGCAGCCTCGGAGTCAGCACCCGCTGAGCCGGGTCTTCGGTCAGTTCATCCTCCATACGGGCGACCAGCGAGACCGTGGCTTCCCGGCCAATGGTCT
This sequence is a window from Rhodothermales bacterium. Protein-coding genes within it:
- a CDS encoding phosphoribosylaminoimidazolesuccinocarboxamide synthase, which codes for MQKNLIREQLDYTLPGTDFEGLGARYAGKVRDTYADSDRLILVTTDRISAFDHILKQTIPFKGQVLNLLAAWFFEQTADVMPNHVIEVPDPNVTVARRCEPVPIEFVVRGYLAGHAWRVYRDGGRELCGEALPDGLIQNSKLPEPILTPATKAEEGHDEDISATEIVERGLLDGATLDALRSLALALFRRGSDMASARGLILVDTKYEFGRLPDESFVVIDEIHTPDSSRYFYDDTYLDLLSRDQPQRQLSKEFVREWLMENGFQGLEGQQLPDLPDEFRIEVASRYVELYERITGRTFEPDTARDPVARIQEALSA